The following is a genomic window from Amycolatopsis acidiphila.
CGCCTGGTCGCCTACGTCGTCCTGCGCGACGGCGGCGTCGAGGGGCTACGGGAGCTGGCCACGGCGAGCCTGCCGGAGCACATGGTCCCGGCCGCGATCGTCGCGGTCGACAGCTTTCCCCTGACACGTAACGACAAACTGGATGTGAAAGCGCTTCCGAAGCCGGACTGCCGCGGCACCACCCGAGCCGCGCGCACCGATACCGAGGTGCGGCTCGCCGAGCTGTTCGCCGAGGTACTCGGGGTGTCCCAGGTCGGCGCGGACGACAGCTTCTTCGCCCTCGGCGGCGACAGCATCGTCTCGATGCGCCTGGTCGCCAAGGCCCGCGCGGCGGGTTTCGGCTTCAGCCCGCGCGATGTGTTCGAGCGCCGTACCGTCGCCGAACTCGCACTGGTGGCGGGCACGGCGCGGCGATCCGCCGACCCGGACGCGGGGATCGGTGACGTGCCGCTGACGCCGATGCTGAGCTGGCTCACCGAGAACAGGCCGTACGACCGGCTCAGCCAGGCGCGGCTGTTGTGCACGCCGCGCGGCCTCGACCTCCGCCGTCTCGAGGAACTCGTGCAGACCCTGCTCGACCGGCACGATGTCCTGCGGTCCACTTTCGACGGTGCCTTCACCGTCCGGCCTCGCGGCGAGGTGCGCGCGCCGGTCCGTCGCGTCGAGCTCGCGGAGGTCGCCGCGCAGCTGCCGGACGTGCTGGAAGCGGAACTTCGCGAGCTGGACCCGGCCCGCGGCGAGCTGGCGCGGTTCGTGTGGTTCGACGGCGGCCCGGAAAACGACGGCCGGCTGCTGATCCTGCTGCACCACCTCGTGGTCGACGGGGCGTCCTGGGGGATCCTGGTGCCGGAGCTGGCCGAGCTGTGGCAGGGACGCGAGCTGTCGCCGGTCGGCACGTCTTTCCGCGAGTGGGCGAAAGCGCTTCCCGAAGTCGCGCGGGCGAAGGCCTCGGAGCTGGATTTGTGGCGGGACGTCCTGTCCGGCCCCGACCCGGTGCTCGGCACGCGCAGGCTGGACCCGGCGACGGACACCCGGGCCACCATGCGCACGACCCGCACGGTCCTCGACGCCGAGCTCACCGGAAAGCTGCTGACAACAGTGCCCGAGCGGCTCGGCGTGACGATCAACGACGTGCTGCTCACGGCCTTCGCCCGGGCTGTCGCCCGCTGGCGTGGCGAGGACGGGGCCGTGCTCATCGCGCTGGAGGGGCACGGCCGGGAGGAACAGGTCGTGCCCGGCGCGGACCTGTCCGGCACGGTCGGCTGGTTCACCAGCGTCCATCCCGTGCGCGTGGACCCGGCCGACGTGCGCAAGGTCGCCGAGCAGCTGGCGCTGCCGGACCGGGGCATCGGCTACGGCCTGCTGCGGTACTCGAACCCGGACACGGCGGCGGAGCTGGCGCGCCTGCCCGAGCCGCAGGTCGAGTTCAACTACCTCGGCCGCCTCACCGTGGGCGAGACCGGCGGCGAACCCTGGTCCGGCGCGCCCGAGGTCGGCGCCATGGGCGGCGGTGTGGACGACGACATGCCCGCGCCGTATCCCCTCGTGCTCAACGCGCTCGTCCGCGGGCCGGCGCTGGAAGCCGACTGGCAGTGGGCCGGCGGGATCTTCACCGAGGACCGCGTCCACGAGCTGTCGTGTGCGTGGTTCGCCGCGCTGAAGGACATTTCCGATGAGTGACCTCGCCGCCCGCAAGCGCGAGCTGCTGCGCCGCAGGCTGGCGCAGGCCGGGCTCGCGAGCACCGGCCAGATCCCCCGGCGCGACCGCGAGGACGACCTGCCGCTGTCCTACGCGCAGTCACGCATGTGGTTCCTGCAGCAGCTCGAACCGGACAGTGCCGCGTACAACGTGTGCCTCGCGATCACCCTGCGCGGCGACCTGGACGCCGCCGCCCTGCACCGGTCTTTCCAACGGCTCGTCGAACGGCACGAGCTCCTGCGCACCCGCTACGTGCCCGGTGCCGACGGCGAGCCGCGGCAGGTCGTGGACCCGTTCGCGGTGGTGACCATGGCCGAGACGGACCTGCGTGCGCTGTCCGAGGACGACCGGGCGCGCGCCGTGGAAGCGCTTTCCCGCCAGGAGTCCGCACACGCCTTCGACCTCGAACGGGAGTACCCACTTCGCCTGCGGATGCTCCGCCGCGGCGACGACGACCGCGTGCTCGTGATGACCGTGCACCACATCGCGTGGGACGGTTTCACCTTCAACGCGCTGTCGCACGACCTGTCCGCGCTCTACCGCGAGGACACCACCGGCCGCCCGTCGGGGCTGGAGCCGCTGCCGGTGCAGTACGCCGACTTCGCCCTGTGGCAGCGGAAAACCCTGACGGACGAGCGGCTGAGCGGCGACCTCGGCTACTGGCGCGGCGTGCTCGATCCGATGCCGGAGAACCTGCCACTGCCCACGGACTTCCCCCGGCCTCCGCTGCGGTCCAGCCGTGGCGACCGTCGCTTCCGGACATTCGAGGCGACGCTGACCGAACGGACGACGACGTTCGCGCAGTCCCGCGGGGTCACGCCGTTCATGGTCGTCTTCGCCGCGTACGCCGCACTGCTGCACCGCTATACGGGTGCGACCGATGTGCCGATCGGTTCGGCTTCGATGAACCGCGACGCCGGCGAGGTCGAGCGGCTCATCGGGAACTTCGGCAACACCCTCGTGCTGCGCGCCGACCTGACCGGCGACCCGTCGTTCGCCCAGCTCGTCGAGCGCATACAACGGGTGTGCACCGAGGGTTACGCACACCAGGACCTGCCGTTCGACCTGCTCGTCGAGCGGTTGCGGCCGCCGCGGACGGCCGGCCGCTCGGTGCTGTTCGACGTGATGCTGCTGTTCCTGACCCAGGGGCTGCAGGGCCTCGACCTGCCGGGGGTGCGCGCGAGCTGGGAGACGGTGCACAACGAAACGACCCAGTTCGACCTGGCGCTGGAGGCGTTCCTCACCGACCGCCGACTGCGGGTCGAGGCGACATACTCGACGGACCTGTTCCGCGGCGGCACGATCGACCGGTTCCTCACACACCTGGAGTCCCTGCTCGCCGCCGCGCTCGATTCCCCGGAGCAGGGCATCGGGCGGCTGGACTACCACTCGTCGCGCCTGCCGAACGACACTGCCGTCGAGGTTCCGGTTACGACGTTGGCGGAGTTGTTCGAGGCGCAGGTGGCGTGTACGCCGGGTGCGGCGGCGGTGGTGTTCGAGGGTGAGTCGTTGTCGTATGCGGAGTTGGATGCGCGGGCGTCGGTGCTGGCGTCGCGGCTTGCGGCGGTGGGTGTGGGTCCGGATCGGATTGTGGGGGTTCGGCAGGATCGGTCGTTGGATTTGGTTGTGTCGTTGCTGGCGGTGTTGAAGGCGGGTGGTGCGTATTTGCCGTTGGATCCGTCGTATCCGGTGGAGCGGCTGGATTTGATGATCGAGGATGCTCGGCCGATGGTGGTGTTGCCGTGCGCGCTGGATGGTGAGGGTGAGGTGCGCAGGGCTGGGCCTGACAATGCGGCGTATGTGATCTACACGTCGGGTTCGACGGGTCGTCCGAAGGGTGTGGTCATCACGCATCGGGCGATTGTGAATCGTCTGTTGTGGATGCAGCATGAATATCAACTGACGCAGCAAGACGTGGTGTTGCAGAAGACGCCGTCGAGTTTTGATGTGTCGGTGTGGGAGTTTTTCTGGCCGTTGATCACTGGTGCGAAGTTGGTCCTGGCGAGGCCGGGTGGTCACAAGGATCCGGATTATCTGGCTGGGTTGATGGGCCAGGTGACGACTGTCCATTTCGTTCCGTCGATGCTGCGTGCTTATGGTGATCGTCCGTTGCCGAAGCGGGTGATTACCAGTGGGGAAGCGCTTTCTGCGGATATCGCGAGGCCGGGGATGCACAACCTCTATGGTCCGACTGAAGCCGCGGTGGATGTTACGCATTGGACGGTGACGGATGAGGTGGCGATCGGGCGGCCGGTGTGGAACACGCAGACCCATGTCCTCGACCGCTACCTGCGCCCGGTGCCGCCCGGCGTGCCCGGCGAGCTGTACCTCGGCGGCGTCCAGCTCGCACGGGGTTACCTCAACCGCCCCGGCCTCACCGCCGAACGGTTCGTCGCGCACGAGAACGGCCGCCTCTACCGCACCGGCGACCTCGTGCGATGGCGCGAGGACGGCGTGCTCGAATACCTGGGACGCACCGACGACCAGGTCAAGATCCGCGGTTTCCGCGTCGAGCTCGGCGAGATCGAGACCGCCCTGACCACGTTGCCCGGCGTGACGAGCGCGGCTGTCGTCGCGCGGCCGGAACAACAGCAGCTCGTCGGTTACGTCGTCGGCGATGTGCGAGACGCCCGGCGCGCACTCGCGAAGTCGCTGCCGGAGCACATGGTGCCCTCGGTCATCGTCGAGCTGGACGCGCTGCCGCTGACCCAGAGCGGTAAGCTCGACCGCAAGGCGCTGCCCGAGCCGACGGTCACCGTCACCGATGCGGAGCCGAGCACCGAGTGGGAACACGCGCTCGCCCGGCTGTTCGCCGACCTGCTCGAACTCGACCGTGTCGGCGTGCACGACGACTTCTTCGCGCTCGGCGGCCATTCCCTGCTGGCGACGAAGCTCGTCGGGCGCGTCCGCGCGGAACTCGGCATCGAACTCGCCATCGGCACGGTCTTCGACGCGCCCACCGTGGCGCGCCTGGCCGCCGTGCTGGACGACGGCGCCCACAAGCGGCCCGCACTCACGCCGATGCCGCGCCCGCGGCGCATCCCGCTGTCCTTCGCGCAACAGCGGCTGTGGTTCCTCTACCGGCTGGAGGGCGCGACCCCGACGTACAACGTGTCCCTGGCCGTGCGCATCGACGGGCCACTGGACGTCGAGGCGCTGCAGGCGGCACTGTCCGATGTGGTCGGACGCCACGAGGTCCTGCGGACCGTCTACCCCGAGTTCGAGGGGCGGCCGTATCAGCAGGTGCTCGATCGGACACCGGCGCTGCGGTTCGGTGGCACCCCCGAGGAGGCCGCCCGGCGCGCGTTCGAGCTCGACCGTGAGCCGCCGTTCGAGGCGCGGTTGCTCGACGGCCAGGTGCTGTCGCTGCTCACGCACCACATCGCGACCGACGGCTGGTCCGGCGAGCGCCTGCTGGCCGACCTGAGCACGGCGTACGCGGCACGCATGCACGGCCGGCGCCCGGACTGGTCGCCACTGCCCGTGCAGTATGCCGACTACGCGCTCTGGCAACGTGACCTGCTCGGCAACGACGCGGACCCGGAGAGCCTGTCCGCCATCCAGCTCGCGTACTGGCGCGAACAGCTGGCCGAACTGCCCGAGGAACTGCGCCTTCCCGCCGACCGGCCGCGTCCCGCGGTGCCGAGCTTCGAGGGCGATGCCGTCCGTTTTCGCCTGTCGTCCGAGACCCGCGCCGCGCTCGCCACGCTTGCGCGGGACACTGGCTCGACGGTGTTCATGACCGTGCAGGCCGCACTCGCCGCGCTGCTCGACCAGCTCGGCGCGGGCCCGGACATCCCGCTCGGCACCCCGGTCGCCGGCCGCACGGACGACGCGCTCGACGGGCTCGTCGGGTTCTTCGTGAACACGCTGGTGCTGCGCACCGACGTCAGCGGTGACCCCACGTTCCGCCAGCTCGTCGAGCGGGTCCGCCGGACCGACCTCGACGCGTTCGCTCACCAGGACCTGCCGTTCGAGCGGCTGGTGGAGGCGGTGAACCCGGGTCGCGCCATGGGGCGGCACCCGTTGTTCCAGGTGATGCTGGCCTATCAGCAGGCGCCGGCCGCGCCCGCGCCGTTCGGCGCAGCCTCGCTGCGCGAGGAGCACGTCGACTTCTACGCGGCGCGCATGGACCTCTCGTGCCACCTGTTCGAGGGCGTGGACGGGATCGACGGCTGGCTGGTCTACAGCAAGGACCTGTTCGACAGGTCCATGATGGACGATCTGGTGGGCCGGTTCGTCCGGCTCGTCGAGTCGATGGCGGGGGCCCCGGACCGGCCGCTGTCGGTGACGACCGTGCTCACCGACGCCGAGCGTGCGGTGACCTTCCCCGCGCACCCGGTCCCGCCGACGACGCTCACGGAGCTGATCGAGGCGCAGGTCGCGCGCACCCCCGAGGTCACTGCGGTCGTCTTCGAGGGTGAGTCGCTGACGTACGCGGAGCTGGACGCGCGAGCGTCGGCGCTCGCGTCGCAACTCGCGGCGGCGGGCGTGGGCCCGGATCGGATCGTCGGTATCCGGCAGGATCGCTCGCTGGACCTGGTCATCTCGCTGGTCGCGGTGCTCAAGGCGGGCGGTGCCTACCTGCCGCTCGACCCGTCCTATCCGGCGGAACGTCTCGACTTGATGATCGAGGATGCTCGGCCGATGGTGGTGTTGCCGTGCGCGCTGGATGGTGAGGCTGACGTCAGGAAGCCGACTCCGGACAATGCGGCGTATGTGATCTATACGTCGGGTTCGACGGGTCGCCCGAAGGGTGTGGTCATCACGCACCGGGCGATTGTGAATCGTCTGTTGTGGATGCAGCATGAATATCAACTGACGCAGCAAGACGTGGTGTTGCAGAAGACGCCGTCGAGTTTTGATGTGTCGGTGTGGGAGTTTTTCTGGCCGTTGATCACTGGTGCGAAGTTGGTCCTGGCGAGGCCGGGTGGTCACAAGGATCCGGATTATCTGGCTGGGTTGATGGGCCAGGTGACGACTGTCCATTTCGTTCCGTCGATGCTGCGTGCTTATGGTGATCGTCCGTTGCCGAAGCGGGTGATTACCAGTGGGGAAGCGCTTTCTGCGGATATCGCGAGGCCGGGGATGCACAATCTCTATGGTCCGACTGAAGCCGCGGTGGATGTTACGCATTGGACGGTGACGGATGAGGTGGCGATCGGGCGGCCGGTGTGGAACACGCAGACCCATGTCCTCGACCGCTACCTGCGCCCGGTGCCGCCCGGCGTGCCCGGCGAGCTGTACCTCGGCGGCGTCCAGCTCGCACGGGGTTACCTCGACCGCCCGGGGCTCACCGCAGAACGGTTCGTCGCCGGTCCGGACGGCGAGCGCCTGTACCGCACCGGCGATCTCGTGCGTCGGCACAACGGTGTCCTGCACTACCTGGGCCGCACCGACGACCAGGTCAAGATCCGCGGCTTCCGCGTCGAACTCGGCGAGATCGAGGCCGCCATCGCCGGCGTGCCCGGGGTGCGGCAGGCGGCGGTCGTCGTGCGGGACGAGCGGCTGATCGCCTATGTCGTCGGCGAGGCAGGCGACGTCCAGAACGAGGTCGCCGCGACCCTGCCGGAGCACATGGTGCCCGCCGCGGTCGTCCCGCTCGCGGAGCTGCCGTTGACCCCCAGTGGCAAGCTCGACCGGAAAGCGCTTCCGGAGCCGGACTTCGGGGCGCTCGCCGGCGACGACGAACCCCGCGACGAGCGGGAACGCACGCTCTGCGGGCTGTTCGCCGACGTCCTGCGGCTACCGCGAGTCGGCGTGCACGACAGCTTCTTCGAACTCGGCGGCGACAGCATCGTCTCGGTGCAGCTGGTCAGCCGCGCCCGTAAGGCGGGCATCACGCTGACCCCGCGGCAGGTCTTCGAACAACGCACGCCGGCCGGACTGGCCGCGGCAGGGGAGTTCGCCGTGCACGCCGACGTCCCGCACGGACGGGTCGAGCCGACACCGATCATGCGTTACCGCAGCCTGTTCCAGGCGATGCTCCTCGTCACGCCCGTCGATCTGTCCGAAAAGGACTTGACGCGCACGCTGCAGGCGGTCCTCGACCGGCACGACGTGCTGCGTGCCCGCTGGGACGGCGAAACCCTGGTCGTGCCGGAGGGTTCCTTCCCCGTCGAGGAAATACTCACCAATGCGACCGGCTCCCTCGACGACGAGCTGCTCGCCGCCCGCGACCGGATCACCGCCGACCGCCTGCTGCGGGTGGTCCGGTTCCCCGAGCGGGTGCTGATCGTCGCCGACCACCTCGTCGTCGACGGCGTGTCCTGGCGGATCCTGCTCGACGACCTCGCCGAAGCGTGGCGGGGGCACGAGCTTTCCCGCAGGGGCACGTCTTTCCGCCGCTGGAGCGAACTGCTCGCCGAACAGGACCGCAGCGGCGAACGGGACCTGTGGCGCGACATCCTCGACGGCGCCGACCCGGTGCTACCGCTGACGGCGCACGAGCCGGCGGTCACCGAGTTCACGGTCCCGCTGCCCGGCGGCAACGTGCAGCAGGCGCTGATCACGGCACTGGGCGAGGCGCTCGCCGCGCCGCACGCGGTGATCGCGGTGGAGGGGCACGGCCGTGCGGAGCAGATCGCGCCGGGTGTGGACCTGTCCGCCACCGTCGGCTGGTTCACCACGATCTTCCCGCTGCGCCCGGGCATGCGGGTCCAGGACCTGCCCGACAACGGTCTCGGCTACGGCCTGCTGCCACCGTTGGACCTGCCCGAGCCGACGGTGGTGCTCAACTACCTGGGCCGCGTCGACCTCGGCGACGGTTCCCCGTGGTCGGTCGCGCCCGAAGCGCCGATGCTGCGTGTCCCGCGGCGACCGGGCCGCCCGCCGGACTGGGCGCTGGAGGTGAACGCCGCCGCGTTGGGCGAGGACCTGCGGGTGAGCGTGGCGGCGCAGGACCCCGCGGTGGTGCGGCGCCTGCGGCAGGCACTGGCGAGTACCGGCCCGGCGCCGGACCTGGTGCAGATCGAACAGGACGAGATCGACGAGTTCGAAGAGGAGCTGGGCACGTGGTGAGTCAGCAACCGACGGCGGGTGAGCTCCTGCGGGAGGTCACCGACCTGCTGGGGCCCGAGGCGGCCGAGCTGTCGGAGGAGGACAGCCTGATCGAATGGGGCCTGGACTCGATCCAGCTCATGCAGGTCGCCAACAAATGGCGGCGTCGCGGGATCAAGGTCGGCTTCGCGCAACTGGCGAAGCGCCCGACGCTCGCGGGCTGGCGCGAGGTGCTGACCGAGGCGGCCGGGGTCGCGCCCGAACCCGCGGTGACGGTCGAGGTCGACGAGAGCGAACCGTTCCCGCTCGCCCTCATGCAGCACGCGTACTGGATCGGCCGCGACGAGGAGACCACGCTCGGCTCGGTCGCCGCGCACCTCTACGTCGAGTTCGACGGCCACGGCGTCGACGCCGCGAAGCTGGAGCGCGCGGTCGAAGCCCTGGTGCGGCGGCACGGGATGCTGCGCGCGAAGTTCACCGACGACGGCCGCCAGCAGATCCTGCCCGAACGGGCTCAGCCCGCCCTCGTCGTGCACGACGTCGACGACGAGCAGGAACTCGAACGCATCCGGGACCGGTCCTCGCACGCGCGGCTGAACGTCGCCGAGGGCGAGGTGTTCTCGATCCAGCTCAGCCGGCTGCCCGACGGCCGGACCCGGCTGCACGTCGACGTCGACATGCTCGCCGCCGACGCGCTGAGCTACCGCGTCCTGCTGGCCGACCTCGCGCGGTGCTACGAGCACCCGGAGGTCGAGCCGATCGGCTACAGCTACCCGCGCTACCTGGCCGAACGCGAACCCGCCCGGCAGGCCGACCGCGGGCGCGCCCGCGAATGGTGGCAGCAGCGGGTCCCCGAGCTGCCCGCCGCGCCGGAGCTGCCGCTGGTGCCCGAAAGCGAGCGCGGCGACGCCACCCGCGTCACGCGCCGGCACCACTGGCTCGCCCCGGAGGACCGCAAGCGGCTCGCGTCGCGGGCGCACGAACACGGCCTGACCCCGGCGATGGTCGTGGCGACGGCCTTCGCGGAGTCGCTCGCGTCGTGGAGCGGGCAACCGCGGTTCCTGCTCAACCTGCCGATGTTCGACCGGGAGAGCATGCACCCCGAGGCCGACCAGCTCGTCGGCGACTTCACCGGCTCCGTGCTGCTGGACGTCGACCTGTCCACCAAGGCGTCCTTTGCGGACCACGCGCGGACGCTGCAGGACCGGATGCACGCCGACGCCGCGCACGCCGCGTACTCCGGGGTCGAGGTGCTACGCGACCTGTCCCGGCACCAGGGCGAGCAGGTGCTCGCGCCGGTCGTGTTCACCAGCGCGCTGAACCTGGGCGAGCTGTTCGACGCCGACGTCCGCCGGCTGTTCGGCGAGGCGGTGTGGATCATCTCCCAGGGCCCGCAGGTGCTGCTGGACGCGCAGGTCACCGAGGTCAACGAGGGCCTGCTCATCAACTGGGACGTGCGTGAGAACGCTTTCCCGGCCGACCTGATCGACGAGATGTTCGCCGCCTTCCACAGCCTGATCACCCGGCTCGGGCAGCATGACGACGCCTGGGACCAGCCGGTCGGCGGCGCGCTGCCTGCCACGCAGGCCGCGGTCCGGGCGGAGGTCAACGACACCGCCGGCCCGCGCAGCGGCAAGCTCCTGCACGACGGGTTCTTCGAGCGGGCCCGGCAGCAGCCGGACGCGCCGGCGCTGGTGTGGTCCAGCGGCGAGCTGAGCTACGGCGAGCTGGCCGACCGGGCACTCCGGATCGCCGCGTCGCTGGAGGTCTCCCCGGGTGACACCGTCGGCGTGCGCCTGCCGAAGGGGCCGGACCAGATCGCGGCCGTGCTCGGCGTCCTCGCGGTCGGCGCCGCATACGTGCCCATCGGCGTGGACCAGCCCGAGGTCCGGGCGGAGCGCATCCGCCGGATCGCGGGCCTGCGGACCGTGCTGAGCAGCGCCGAGGCGACCGCCGAACCCCTGGCCGAGCCGGTGCGCGTGGCCGAGGAGTCGGTCGCGTACGTGCTGTTCACCTCCGGTTCGACCGGCGAGCCGAAGGGCGTCGAGGTACCGCACCGTGCGGCGATGAACACGATCGAAGACCTCAACGAACGGTTCGGGGTCGGCGGGTCCGACCGCTGCCTCGCCGTGTCCGCACTGGACTTCGACCTGTCCGTGTACGACGTCTTCGGCCTGCTCGGCGCCGGTGGCGCGGTCGTGCTCGTCGAGGAGGGCGACCGCCGCGACGCCCGGGCGTGGGCCGAACTCGTTGCCGCACAGGGGGTCACGCTGGTCAACTGCGTGCCCGCGCTGCTCGACATGCTGCTGGTCTCGGCCCGGCCTGGTGAGCTGACCGGTCTGCGGACGGTGCTGCTCGGCGGCGACTGGGTGGGCACCGACCTGCCCGGCCGGGTCGCCGCGCACGCGCCGCGCTGCCGGTTCGCCGGGCTCGGCGGCACCACCGAAACGGCGATCCACTCCACCGTCTGCGAGGTCCACGGCGTGCCCGCGCAGTGGCGTTCGGTGCCCTACGGGACCCCGCTGCGCAACGTCGCCTGCCGGGTGGTCGACGCCCGTGGCCGCGACTGCCCGGACTGGGTCGGCGGCGAACTGTGGATCGGCGGCGACGGCGTCGCCCACGGCTACCGCGCCGACCCGGCTCGCACGGCCGACCGGTTCGTCGAGTACGAGGGCCGCCGCTGGTACCGCACCGGCGACCTGGCGCGGTACTGGCCGGACGGCACGCTGGAATTCCTCGGCCGCCGCGACCACCAGGTCAAGGTGCGGGGGGTGCGGATCGAGCTCGGCGAGGTGGAGGCGGCGCTGGCGGAGCATCCCGCGGTGCGCCGCGGCGTCGCCGGGGTCGCGGGCAACCAGCTGGTCGCGGCCGTCTCGGGCGAGGTCGAACCGGAGGACGTGCGTGAGTTCGCGCGCACGATGCTGCCGCCGCACATGGTGCCGGCGCGGGTGGTGGTGCTCGGCGAGCTGCCGCTGACCGCCAACGGCAAGGTGGACCGGCGCGCGGTCGCCACGCACTGGGCCGCCGAGGCGGACTCCTACGTCGCGCCGGAAACACCGCTGGAGAAGGTCATCGCGAAGGTGTGGGCGGAGGTGCTCGAAGCCGAACGCGTCGGCGTCGAGGACCCCTTCTTCGCGCTGGGCGGGGACTCCGTGCTGGCGACGATGATCATCGGGCGCCTGCGCGAAGCGCTGGACACCAGCGAGGTCTCGGTCCGGACGTTGTTCGCGACCCTCACCGTGGGCGCGATGGCCGCCCGGCTGCTCGCCGAGGAGACCACGCCCGGCAGGCTCGCCCAGGTCGCCGAGATCTACCTGGAGGTCGACGCGCTGACGGAGTCCGATGTGGACGCCCAACTGTCCTGAAACGACCGTGGCCCCCTTCCCGGGTGGGAAGGGGGCCACGGTGTTGCTCAGAGCTTGGCGAGGCCGGGCCTCAG
Proteins encoded in this region:
- a CDS encoding non-ribosomal peptide synthetase, with amino-acid sequence MSDLAARKRELLRRRLAQAGLASTGQIPRRDREDDLPLSYAQSRMWFLQQLEPDSAAYNVCLAITLRGDLDAAALHRSFQRLVERHELLRTRYVPGADGEPRQVVDPFAVVTMAETDLRALSEDDRARAVEALSRQESAHAFDLEREYPLRLRMLRRGDDDRVLVMTVHHIAWDGFTFNALSHDLSALYREDTTGRPSGLEPLPVQYADFALWQRKTLTDERLSGDLGYWRGVLDPMPENLPLPTDFPRPPLRSSRGDRRFRTFEATLTERTTTFAQSRGVTPFMVVFAAYAALLHRYTGATDVPIGSASMNRDAGEVERLIGNFGNTLVLRADLTGDPSFAQLVERIQRVCTEGYAHQDLPFDLLVERLRPPRTAGRSVLFDVMLLFLTQGLQGLDLPGVRASWETVHNETTQFDLALEAFLTDRRLRVEATYSTDLFRGGTIDRFLTHLESLLAAALDSPEQGIGRLDYHSSRLPNDTAVEVPVTTLAELFEAQVACTPGAAAVVFEGESLSYAELDARASVLASRLAAVGVGPDRIVGVRQDRSLDLVVSLLAVLKAGGAYLPLDPSYPVERLDLMIEDARPMVVLPCALDGEGEVRRAGPDNAAYVIYTSGSTGRPKGVVITHRAIVNRLLWMQHEYQLTQQDVVLQKTPSSFDVSVWEFFWPLITGAKLVLARPGGHKDPDYLAGLMGQVTTVHFVPSMLRAYGDRPLPKRVITSGEALSADIARPGMHNLYGPTEAAVDVTHWTVTDEVAIGRPVWNTQTHVLDRYLRPVPPGVPGELYLGGVQLARGYLNRPGLTAERFVAHENGRLYRTGDLVRWREDGVLEYLGRTDDQVKIRGFRVELGEIETALTTLPGVTSAAVVARPEQQQLVGYVVGDVRDARRALAKSLPEHMVPSVIVELDALPLTQSGKLDRKALPEPTVTVTDAEPSTEWEHALARLFADLLELDRVGVHDDFFALGGHSLLATKLVGRVRAELGIELAIGTVFDAPTVARLAAVLDDGAHKRPALTPMPRPRRIPLSFAQQRLWFLYRLEGATPTYNVSLAVRIDGPLDVEALQAALSDVVGRHEVLRTVYPEFEGRPYQQVLDRTPALRFGGTPEEAARRAFELDREPPFEARLLDGQVLSLLTHHIATDGWSGERLLADLSTAYAARMHGRRPDWSPLPVQYADYALWQRDLLGNDADPESLSAIQLAYWREQLAELPEELRLPADRPRPAVPSFEGDAVRFRLSSETRAALATLARDTGSTVFMTVQAALAALLDQLGAGPDIPLGTPVAGRTDDALDGLVGFFVNTLVLRTDVSGDPTFRQLVERVRRTDLDAFAHQDLPFERLVEAVNPGRAMGRHPLFQVMLAYQQAPAAPAPFGAASLREEHVDFYAARMDLSCHLFEGVDGIDGWLVYSKDLFDRSMMDDLVGRFVRLVESMAGAPDRPLSVTTVLTDAERAVTFPAHPVPPTTLTELIEAQVARTPEVTAVVFEGESLTYAELDARASALASQLAAAGVGPDRIVGIRQDRSLDLVISLVAVLKAGGAYLPLDPSYPAERLDLMIEDARPMVVLPCALDGEADVRKPTPDNAAYVIYTSGSTGRPKGVVITHRAIVNRLLWMQHEYQLTQQDVVLQKTPSSFDVSVWEFFWPLITGAKLVLARPGGHKDPDYLAGLMGQVTTVHFVPSMLRAYGDRPLPKRVITSGEALSADIARPGMHNLYGPTEAAVDVTHWTVTDEVAIGRPVWNTQTHVLDRYLRPVPPGVPGELYLGGVQLARGYLDRPGLTAERFVAGPDGERLYRTGDLVRRHNGVLHYLGRTDDQVKIRGFRVELGEIEAAIAGVPGVRQAAVVVRDERLIAYVVGEAGDVQNEVAATLPEHMVPAAVVPLAELPLTPSGKLDRKALPEPDFGALAGDDEPRDERERTLCGLFADVLRLPRVGVHDSFFELGGDSIVSVQLVSRARKAGITLTPRQVFEQRTPAGLAAAGEFAVHADVPHGRVEPTPIMRYRSLFQAMLLVTPVDLSEKDLTRTLQAVLDRHDVLRARWDGETLVVPEGSFPVEEILTNATGSLDDELLAARDRITADRLLRVVRFPERVLIVADHLVVDGVSWRILLDDLAEAWRGHELSRRGTSFRRWSELLAEQDRSGERDLWRDILDGADPVLPLTAHEPAVTEFTVPLPGGNVQQALITALGEALAAPHAVIAVEGHGRAEQIAPGVDLSATVGWFTTIFPLRPGMRVQDLPDNGLGYGLLPPLDLPEPTVVLNYLGRVDLGDGSPWSVAPEAPMLRVPRRPGRPPDWALEVNAAALGEDLRVSVAAQDPAVVRRLRQALASTGPAPDLVQIEQDEIDEFEEELGTW
- a CDS encoding non-ribosomal peptide synthetase; this encodes MVSQQPTAGELLREVTDLLGPEAAELSEEDSLIEWGLDSIQLMQVANKWRRRGIKVGFAQLAKRPTLAGWREVLTEAAGVAPEPAVTVEVDESEPFPLALMQHAYWIGRDEETTLGSVAAHLYVEFDGHGVDAAKLERAVEALVRRHGMLRAKFTDDGRQQILPERAQPALVVHDVDDEQELERIRDRSSHARLNVAEGEVFSIQLSRLPDGRTRLHVDVDMLAADALSYRVLLADLARCYEHPEVEPIGYSYPRYLAEREPARQADRGRAREWWQQRVPELPAAPELPLVPESERGDATRVTRRHHWLAPEDRKRLASRAHEHGLTPAMVVATAFAESLASWSGQPRFLLNLPMFDRESMHPEADQLVGDFTGSVLLDVDLSTKASFADHARTLQDRMHADAAHAAYSGVEVLRDLSRHQGEQVLAPVVFTSALNLGELFDADVRRLFGEAVWIISQGPQVLLDAQVTEVNEGLLINWDVRENAFPADLIDEMFAAFHSLITRLGQHDDAWDQPVGGALPATQAAVRAEVNDTAGPRSGKLLHDGFFERARQQPDAPALVWSSGELSYGELADRALRIAASLEVSPGDTVGVRLPKGPDQIAAVLGVLAVGAAYVPIGVDQPEVRAERIRRIAGLRTVLSSAEATAEPLAEPVRVAEESVAYVLFTSGSTGEPKGVEVPHRAAMNTIEDLNERFGVGGSDRCLAVSALDFDLSVYDVFGLLGAGGAVVLVEEGDRRDARAWAELVAAQGVTLVNCVPALLDMLLVSARPGELTGLRTVLLGGDWVGTDLPGRVAAHAPRCRFAGLGGTTETAIHSTVCEVHGVPAQWRSVPYGTPLRNVACRVVDARGRDCPDWVGGELWIGGDGVAHGYRADPARTADRFVEYEGRRWYRTGDLARYWPDGTLEFLGRRDHQVKVRGVRIELGEVEAALAEHPAVRRGVAGVAGNQLVAAVSGEVEPEDVREFARTMLPPHMVPARVVVLGELPLTANGKVDRRAVATHWAAEADSYVAPETPLEKVIAKVWAEVLEAERVGVEDPFFALGGDSVLATMIIGRLREALDTSEVSVRTLFATLTVGAMAARLLAEETTPGRLAQVAEIYLEVDALTESDVDAQLS